Proteins from a genomic interval of Planctomycetaceae bacterium:
- a CDS encoding sigma-70 family RNA polymerase sigma factor: MSEIDTAALVKSAAAGDRQAFEVLVTRHAAMVTGVAYSVCGDFARSEDAGQEAFIEAWTNLATLREPEKFVGWICTIARRRAIDAVRAARTPLLTSSIDRVPSEPSDPRQLSPETQMLERQEQAAVWSMLERLPENYREPMVLFYRGEQSTRDVAIALGENESTIRQRLKRGREMIRQEALDTVCRTLSETAPKAAFAAIVMAGLPSATYAAGATATTAATTAVTGKSSGLFASTASTAIGGALFGLLTGLTGGVLGSWMSWKNCEYVSQQKFLVQQIQRFVIAFAIAAILFAVLLYARLNGFIPNNTTYVCLLCGLLLGFHVFNIPWMIGGIRRYKQLGELAKANGEPMRESVRQTMDAAIAQSRIVQDDGSVVYEAFRWNGGAWIGTCVGSLGWMLPLAVIAFWHDARLTSGIVFGCCVLGSAVGWRMWLARHRLQAYAACQMWVGVVGVLMIVVFAALQFLTNEATQKACQWTPWAWALLFLMPAVSLQLRLTRQKFHRNVQQWIQETE; the protein is encoded by the coding sequence GTGAGCGAAATTGATACTGCGGCACTGGTCAAATCGGCAGCCGCTGGCGATCGGCAGGCCTTTGAAGTGCTGGTCACTCGCCATGCAGCGATGGTGACCGGGGTTGCCTATTCGGTGTGTGGCGATTTCGCTCGCAGCGAAGACGCTGGGCAGGAAGCGTTCATCGAAGCGTGGACCAACCTGGCAACTCTGCGCGAACCGGAAAAATTCGTCGGCTGGATCTGCACGATTGCTCGCCGTCGCGCCATTGATGCCGTTCGAGCTGCCAGGACTCCGTTGTTAACAAGTTCGATCGACCGAGTGCCCAGCGAACCCAGTGATCCTCGACAATTATCTCCGGAGACTCAGATGCTGGAACGACAGGAACAGGCGGCGGTGTGGTCGATGCTGGAACGCCTTCCGGAGAATTATCGCGAACCGATGGTACTGTTTTATCGTGGTGAACAGTCGACTCGCGATGTCGCGATCGCTCTTGGTGAAAACGAATCCACAATTCGGCAGCGACTGAAGCGGGGGCGGGAAATGATTCGCCAGGAAGCGCTGGATACTGTTTGCAGAACTCTCAGCGAAACGGCTCCGAAGGCCGCGTTTGCGGCGATCGTTATGGCCGGTCTGCCGTCAGCGACTTATGCGGCTGGAGCGACGGCAACCACGGCTGCGACGACGGCGGTCACCGGAAAATCAAGCGGTCTGTTTGCATCCACTGCCTCGACGGCTATCGGAGGTGCCTTGTTTGGTTTGCTAACGGGACTAACGGGTGGCGTACTTGGGAGTTGGATGAGTTGGAAGAACTGTGAATATGTCAGTCAGCAGAAGTTTCTTGTTCAACAGATTCAACGGTTTGTTATTGCGTTTGCCATAGCTGCAATTCTGTTTGCCGTTCTGTTGTACGCTCGCCTGAATGGCTTCATCCCCAACAATACCACTTATGTCTGCCTGCTGTGCGGATTGCTGCTGGGTTTCCATGTCTTCAACATTCCGTGGATGATTGGGGGTATTCGCAGGTACAAGCAACTGGGGGAATTGGCTAAGGCGAATGGTGAACCAATGCGGGAGTCGGTTCGGCAGACGATGGATGCCGCAATCGCACAGTCGCGAATTGTTCAGGACGATGGCTCGGTAGTGTATGAAGCGTTCCGCTGGAACGGTGGAGCATGGATTGGAACGTGCGTCGGGTCTTTGGGGTGGATGCTGCCCCTCGCCGTCATCGCCTTTTGGCATGACGCGAGACTGACATCCGGAATTGTTTTTGGCTGCTGTGTTCTGGGCAGTGCCGTCGGGTGGAGAATGTGGTTGGCAAGACACCGTCTTCAGGCGTACGCGGCCTGCCAGATGTGGGTGGGCGTCGTCGGTGTATTGATGATCGTCGTCTTCGCCGCTTTGCAGTTTCTTACGAACGAAGCGACTCAGAAAGCGTGCCAGTGGACTCCGTGGGCGTGGGCTTTGTTGTTCCTGATGCCAGCTGTGTCACTTCAGCTGCGTCTAACCCGACAAAAGTTTCACAGGAATGTGCAGCAGTGGATTCAGGAAACTGAATAG
- a CDS encoding transposase: MHVLNRAVARLTIFEKPEDYAAFMCVVQETWEIVPLPIYAMVAMPNHWHFVVRPETSDQVSEFFRRLTVMHTMR, from the coding sequence TTGCACGTTCTCAATCGAGCTGTGGCTCGGCTGACGATTTTTGAAAAGCCCGAAGACTATGCCGCATTCATGTGCGTTGTGCAGGAAACGTGGGAAATCGTGCCACTTCCAATTTATGCGATGGTAGCAATGCCGAATCACTGGCATTTTGTGGTCCGGCCCGAGACCAGTGATCAGGTCAGTGAGTTCTTCCGTCGACTGACTGTCATGCACACGATGCGTTAG
- a CDS encoding RHS repeat-associated core domain-containing protein translates to MTLTTYQWDPVTDQLLSEDDGTSRTDYTHEPNLYGDLISQTDGANTRFYHFDARGDTRQITDEIEAVTDSWTYDAWGNVLSRTGTTATPFQFVGKLGYAFDAAVEVNYVRARWFSSTLATWLSSDPARSDESYTLYSYAHGNPILSIDPSGLITVTRQRGGCQGPCGKVVHAWDFTLTRKDVDFAKKHCKPDPSTGKTPAYIVQHIKKEAVCNSDCCDSSWRFPLTLPETDSFWEAFYISDIHSQASPDDPQPGIQKAVGFTDVWIQPDMRTSRGKSQTTGTLRLYCVFGGSRPSGWLHGGQGGFTVCSESEVNAAADTPCEFKPPRCPAGQLPFTRKPPLFWGGGLGLPHAKIVLDTKWDCCAAKKYTDVEMKGVANPVSSSPACR, encoded by the coding sequence ATGACACTGACAACCTACCAATGGGATCCCGTCACCGATCAACTTCTCTCCGAAGATGACGGAACGAGTCGGACGGATTACACCCACGAGCCCAATCTCTACGGTGACCTGATCTCACAAACCGATGGGGCCAACACGAGGTTCTACCACTTCGACGCAAGAGGTGATACAAGGCAAATCACTGATGAAATAGAAGCTGTCACCGATTCGTGGACCTACGACGCATGGGGCAATGTGCTGAGCCGCACTGGAACGACTGCAACTCCATTTCAGTTCGTTGGGAAACTTGGCTACGCGTTTGATGCCGCAGTCGAAGTCAACTATGTCAGAGCGAGATGGTTTTCGTCGACTTTAGCCACCTGGCTCAGTTCCGACCCTGCTCGATCCGACGAATCTTACACACTTTATTCGTATGCGCACGGTAATCCGATATTATCGATTGACCCATCTGGCCTCATCACCGTTACTCGCCAAAGAGGCGGATGTCAGGGTCCGTGTGGTAAAGTTGTACACGCTTGGGATTTTACGCTAACAAGAAAGGATGTCGACTTTGCTAAGAAGCACTGCAAACCTGATCCGTCCACTGGGAAGACACCGGCATATATCGTACAACATATCAAGAAGGAAGCTGTCTGTAATAGCGACTGCTGTGACTCCAGCTGGAGGTTTCCATTAACGTTACCTGAGACCGACTCATTTTGGGAGGCATTCTATATAAGTGACATTCACTCTCAAGCTTCTCCGGATGACCCGCAGCCAGGTATTCAAAAAGCAGTCGGCTTTACTGACGTTTGGATACAGCCCGATATGAGGACTTCTCGTGGAAAATCGCAGACTACGGGCACACTTCGACTCTACTGTGTTTTCGGTGGAAGTCGTCCTTCGGGCTGGCTTCATGGTGGCCAAGGTGGTTTCACCGTCTGCAGCGAAAGCGAAGTGAATGCTGCTGCAGATACTCCGTGTGAATTCAAGCCTCCCCGATGCCCAGCTGGACAACTGCCGTTTACTCGAAAACCACCACTTTTCTGGGGTGGCGGCTTGGGTTTGCCGCATGCAAAGATTGTACTTGACACGAAGTGGGATTGTTGCGCCGCCAAGAAATACACAGACGTGGAGATGAAGGGTGTTGCTAACCCAGTTTCGAGTTCGCCTGCATGTCGTTAG
- a CDS encoding transposase, which translates to MLEANAAMKSMVRRDTDEDWKSYIRRLMHEEGVIDRDDDPTDDDLRRFDRRRKGKKVSNKDWKSDSDDDARIVKMKDGRTHFGYKAEHVVDLETEVVLSSRVCHGTAADTSTLSEAMVDAQLNLIRSDSDVELKAVAADKGYHSNTQVTDCTHLGLTTYIPEPTLKNNRTWSDKPSEVKTAVLNNRRRTRRRKGRRLQRLRSERVERSFAHVCDSGGARRTWLRGLRKITKRYSLVVAAHNLGLIMRKLFGSGKPRQFASNGRQSWLCSALLTITEPTFQILAALSHATTSPKSAIKQYNASHWRPDNLCLSTAC; encoded by the coding sequence ATGCTGGAAGCCAATGCGGCGATGAAGTCGATGGTGCGGCGCGATACCGACGAAGACTGGAAGAGTTATATTCGCCGTCTGATGCACGAAGAAGGTGTTATTGATCGTGACGACGATCCAACCGATGATGACCTGCGACGTTTCGATCGCCGTCGCAAGGGCAAGAAGGTCTCGAACAAAGACTGGAAGTCTGATTCCGACGACGATGCTCGCATCGTGAAGATGAAGGATGGCAGGACGCACTTCGGCTACAAAGCCGAACACGTCGTCGATCTTGAAACCGAAGTGGTGTTGTCGTCCCGAGTTTGTCATGGCACTGCCGCGGACACGAGTACGCTGAGTGAAGCGATGGTGGATGCTCAACTCAACCTGATTCGCAGTGACAGCGATGTCGAACTGAAGGCTGTCGCAGCGGACAAAGGATACCATTCCAATACGCAGGTGACCGACTGCACGCATCTTGGGCTGACAACATATATCCCCGAACCGACACTAAAGAACAATCGGACATGGTCTGATAAACCGAGCGAGGTCAAAACAGCGGTGCTCAACAATCGTCGTCGCACACGGCGAAGGAAGGGTCGAAGGCTGCAGCGTTTGAGAAGCGAACGCGTTGAAAGGAGTTTCGCTCACGTCTGTGATTCCGGTGGGGCTCGGCGGACGTGGCTTCGAGGTCTCAGGAAAATCACGAAACGATATTCGCTGGTCGTTGCCGCGCACAACCTGGGATTAATCATGCGAAAGCTGTTCGGGAGCGGCAAACCACGGCAGTTTGCGTCAAATGGGCGGCAAAGCTGGCTCTGTTCCGCCCTGCTAACGATCACGGAACCGACTTTTCAAATACTCGCCGCACTTTCCCACGCAACGACCTCACCCAAGTCTGCCATCAAGCAATACAACGCGTCCCACTGGCGTCCAGACAACCTGTGTTTATCAACGGCCTGTTAG
- a CDS encoding transposase, giving the protein MALRRRLRESQGEFWVAADAVAKAPGHVFYDRLNDLLREAGFDQFVEDLVAPYYADGGRPGIAPGVYFRMLFIGYFEGIDSQRGIAWRCEDSLSLRRFLGVKLTDSTPDHSTLTRIRDRFPMEVTEQVFAFVLRMAADKKLIPVPMWVWMPQCWKPMRR; this is encoded by the coding sequence GTGGCATTGAGGCGACGGCTGAGGGAATCGCAGGGCGAGTTTTGGGTCGCTGCCGATGCGGTGGCGAAAGCTCCAGGGCATGTGTTCTATGATCGACTGAATGATTTGCTGCGGGAAGCGGGATTCGATCAGTTCGTCGAAGATCTGGTGGCTCCGTATTACGCTGATGGCGGGCGGCCTGGAATTGCACCGGGTGTTTACTTCCGAATGTTATTCATCGGGTACTTTGAAGGCATTGATTCGCAGCGAGGAATCGCCTGGCGATGCGAAGATAGTCTGTCGCTGCGACGCTTTCTGGGAGTGAAGTTGACCGATTCAACGCCGGACCACAGTACTCTGACTCGGATTCGTGACCGATTTCCGATGGAAGTCACCGAACAGGTGTTTGCTTTCGTGCTGCGAATGGCTGCTGACAAGAAACTGATTCCGGTTCCCATGTGGGTGTGGATGCCACAATGCTGGAAGCCAATGCGGCGATGA
- a CDS encoding IS30 family transposase has product MEQRQVEANNRTECGHWEGDTMEGASKSGYIVTMTDRRSRLASIRVVPNKSASIVRKAMVRGLRSLNKPPVLSMTTDNGKEFAEHELFSASLNVPCYFPNPYSSWERGSNENMNGLLRQHFPKGTNFKLITPAALAHVQRKLNDRPRKCLGFKTPMEVHYTPNNQ; this is encoded by the coding sequence ATTGAACAGCGTCAGGTCGAAGCCAACAATCGAACCGAATGCGGGCACTGGGAAGGCGACACGATGGAAGGCGCTTCCAAAAGCGGTTACATCGTGACGATGACAGATCGAAGAAGCCGACTGGCATCCATTCGAGTCGTTCCAAACAAGTCGGCATCAATCGTTCGCAAAGCCATGGTACGAGGACTCAGGTCTCTCAACAAACCGCCCGTTCTCAGCATGACGACCGACAACGGAAAAGAGTTTGCTGAGCATGAACTATTTTCAGCAAGTCTGAACGTACCATGCTACTTCCCCAATCCCTATAGTTCCTGGGAACGTGGCTCCAACGAAAATATGAACGGCCTGCTTCGCCAGCACTTCCCCAAAGGAACCAATTTCAAATTGATCACCCCGGCGGCCCTTGCTCACGTCCAACGCAAACTCAACGATCGCCCCCGAAAATGCCTCGGATTCAAAACACCCATGGAAGTCCATTACACACCCAATAACCAATGA
- a CDS encoding transposase yields MTYRLAGTLPIAVIETLKQKRQQLLAAKTDKSPTNHRLHVHKMLFAAYEKHLDATSDIDWLRDPRVASMLRQNLYHHDGVKYHLHAYCIMPNHVHVLLTPSPDLFKQDITADDTPVGETADKRSPLSSIMHSLKSYTANRANEILRREGKFWQPESYDHWVRDHDELERILNYIRANPVNASLVGRHEDWHWCSCHDRYLIDGDTSGWLPVAQAAGL; encoded by the coding sequence GTGACCTATCGCCTTGCCGGAACGCTGCCGATCGCGGTGATCGAAACGTTGAAACAGAAGCGCCAACAACTGCTGGCCGCCAAGACTGACAAGTCGCCAACCAATCACCGGTTGCACGTCCACAAGATGCTTTTCGCGGCTTATGAAAAACATCTGGACGCGACGTCAGACATCGACTGGCTTCGCGATCCGCGCGTAGCCTCGATGCTGCGGCAGAACCTTTACCATCACGACGGTGTCAAGTACCACCTGCATGCTTACTGCATCATGCCGAATCACGTGCATGTTTTGCTGACTCCCTCGCCGGATTTATTCAAACAGGACATCACGGCTGATGACACACCCGTCGGTGAAACGGCCGATAAACGCAGCCCGCTGTCGTCGATCATGCATAGCCTGAAGAGCTATACCGCGAATCGGGCCAACGAAATCCTGCGGCGAGAAGGCAAGTTCTGGCAGCCGGAGTCCTACGATCACTGGGTTCGCGATCATGATGAGTTGGAGCGCATCTTGAATTATATCCGAGCCAATCCGGTTAACGCGAGCTTAGTCGGTCGCCACGAAGACTGGCACTGGTGTTCCTGTCACGACCGATACCTGATCGACGGCGATACCTCAGGGTGGCTCCCCGTAGCACAGGCTGCCGGCCTGTGA
- a CDS encoding DUF1559 domain-containing protein, translated as MRNNPFDAPEAADVATASPKPGGCMLRLWKLLVVVTIILILILLLLPATRRSPTRQAARRMQCKNNLKQIGLALHIYHDVYGSFPPAYTVDEDGRPLHSWRTLILPYLEEAALYNSIDLLKPWNHPDNSVALEAMPEAYACPSVNFDVGHTTYLALNGPECIFNGATPRQLTECQDGTPNTIAVAEFPNNQSVPWMAPQDAGIATFIGLNDESETAHTGGFQVLILDGSVHYVSNTLDVETRKALATIAGAEKMGEW; from the coding sequence ATGAGAAACAACCCGTTTGATGCACCGGAAGCGGCTGATGTTGCTACTGCGTCTCCAAAGCCAGGAGGGTGTATGTTGAGGCTCTGGAAGTTGCTGGTGGTCGTGACCATCATTTTGATTCTGATCCTGCTGCTGTTACCAGCAACGCGGAGATCCCCCACACGCCAGGCAGCTCGACGAATGCAGTGCAAAAACAATCTCAAACAGATCGGTCTTGCACTGCACATCTACCACGACGTCTACGGAAGTTTTCCGCCAGCCTACACGGTCGATGAAGACGGGCGTCCATTGCACAGTTGGCGAACCCTCATTCTGCCATACCTTGAAGAAGCGGCCCTCTACAATTCCATCGACTTGTTGAAGCCGTGGAATCATCCGGACAACTCGGTCGCTCTGGAAGCCATGCCGGAGGCTTATGCGTGTCCGTCGGTGAATTTCGATGTCGGACACACGACGTATTTGGCACTCAACGGTCCGGAATGTATCTTCAACGGTGCTACACCTCGGCAACTCACGGAATGTCAGGACGGTACGCCAAACACGATTGCCGTAGCGGAATTCCCGAACAATCAATCCGTCCCGTGGATGGCTCCACAGGATGCAGGTATTGCCACATTCATCGGTCTCAATGACGAATCAGAGACGGCTCACACGGGCGGATTTCAGGTGCTGATACTTGATGGTTCTGTTCATTATGTTTCGAACACACTGGATGTAGAAACTCGCAAAGCTCTGGCCACCATCGCGGGCGCAGAAAAGATGGGCGAATGGTGA
- a CDS encoding Gfo/Idh/MocA family oxidoreductase, whose product MAHTQRRRFLKNAAAGASAIALGGSLRAANSPIDQVVLGIIGPGGMGMNHVRQLCERDDVRIAAVCDVDRQRTAAAAEHVASTGRPKPRQESDLRKVLDDAAIDAVFIATPDHWHAPAAVMALNAGKHVYVEKPCCHNIKEGRMMANAVDRSGKLLQVGTQSRSTDCVREAMQRIHEGEIGDVLVAKAWNSQRRRSIGKTQPSEPPDHLDFDTWLGPAPVVPYRTNLLPSVWRWWYDFGCGDIGNDGVHDIDVAVWGIQATTHPERVSCLGGKYFFDDDQQFPDTQYSVSEYATEEASRRKQLIFEQRDWTPYVQEGYENGAAFYGIGCLIIGHTKGWKLYGERNKLLAERTGPADLVAHHTNFLDCIRGRQKQLNAPIEAGLLGAGIVHLSNISARTRTTLEFNPATEQITNHKEAAVMVGRRYREHWSVPSL is encoded by the coding sequence ATGGCTCACACACAGCGAAGGCGGTTTTTGAAGAATGCGGCGGCTGGTGCGTCAGCCATTGCTCTGGGTGGTTCACTTCGAGCGGCGAATTCTCCGATTGATCAGGTCGTGTTGGGAATCATCGGGCCTGGTGGAATGGGCATGAATCACGTGCGTCAGTTGTGTGAACGCGACGATGTTCGAATTGCCGCCGTGTGTGACGTGGATCGTCAGCGAACCGCTGCAGCGGCGGAACATGTGGCGTCCACGGGCAGACCAAAACCGCGGCAGGAATCGGATCTTCGCAAGGTGCTGGACGATGCTGCCATCGATGCCGTGTTCATCGCCACGCCCGATCACTGGCACGCACCGGCGGCTGTCATGGCTTTGAATGCGGGTAAGCATGTCTACGTTGAGAAGCCCTGCTGCCACAATATTAAAGAGGGCCGGATGATGGCAAATGCTGTCGATCGTAGCGGCAAACTTCTTCAGGTCGGCACACAGAGCCGAAGCACAGACTGCGTGCGCGAAGCCATGCAGCGCATTCATGAAGGTGAAATCGGCGACGTTCTTGTTGCCAAGGCGTGGAACAGCCAGCGTCGACGCAGCATCGGAAAGACTCAACCTTCCGAACCGCCCGATCACCTGGATTTTGACACCTGGCTGGGGCCGGCTCCCGTTGTTCCGTATCGCACCAATCTTCTGCCGAGCGTCTGGCGATGGTGGTACGACTTCGGCTGTGGTGATATCGGCAATGACGGTGTTCATGACATCGACGTCGCTGTTTGGGGCATTCAGGCCACGACGCATCCGGAGCGAGTGAGCTGCCTGGGAGGCAAGTACTTTTTTGACGACGACCAACAGTTTCCGGACACCCAGTATTCGGTTTCGGAATACGCCACCGAAGAGGCCTCGCGCAGGAAGCAGCTGATCTTTGAACAACGTGACTGGACGCCCTATGTGCAGGAAGGATATGAAAACGGAGCCGCATTTTACGGCATCGGCTGCCTGATTATCGGACACACAAAAGGGTGGAAGCTGTACGGAGAACGTAACAAACTTCTCGCAGAACGAACGGGACCAGCAGATTTGGTGGCTCACCACACCAACTTTCTTGACTGCATCCGAGGTCGCCAGAAGCAGCTGAACGCGCCCATTGAAGCGGGTTTACTGGGAGCCGGCATCGTTCACCTGTCGAACATCTCTGCGAGGACGCGCACGACGCTGGAATTCAATCCGGCCACCGAACAGATCACCAATCACAAAGAAGCGGCCGTAATGGTCGGTCGACGATACCGCGAACACTGGAGCGTCCCCTCGTTGTAG